In Achromobacter spanius, the following proteins share a genomic window:
- a CDS encoding Bug family tripartite tricarboxylate transporter substrate binding protein, translating to MNVSKRHFLGGAAALCLSPLVPAWAQQAGAGASGGAANWPTRPVRIVVPYPPGGSSDIIARILAPRLSDVLKQTVVVENKPGANGNLGAGLVVQQAAEGHTVLLCDVGALAISPSVYTKLSFDPSKDLRAVGMLAYSPHVLAVHPDVPAKTLQDLVALSKKERLNFAVTAIGSAPHLAAVAVQQATGAQWEYVPYKGGSQAVTDTIGGQTQIIMNGLLATLPHIKSGKLRAVAISKGERMKLVPDIPTISEQGVKGFESGTWQGVMAPATMTDPVAQRLAMLMAQIVTQPDVTAQLNEQGAEIVTRNPAELAQFFASERARWAKVVESTNIKLD from the coding sequence ATGAACGTAAGCAAGAGACATTTCCTGGGCGGCGCCGCGGCGCTATGCCTGTCGCCCTTGGTGCCCGCCTGGGCGCAGCAAGCAGGGGCCGGCGCAAGCGGCGGCGCGGCGAACTGGCCGACGCGGCCCGTGCGCATCGTTGTGCCGTATCCGCCCGGGGGTTCGTCGGACATCATCGCGCGCATCCTGGCCCCGCGCCTGTCTGATGTGCTCAAGCAGACCGTGGTGGTCGAGAACAAACCCGGCGCCAACGGCAACCTGGGCGCGGGGCTGGTCGTGCAGCAGGCGGCCGAGGGCCATACCGTGCTGCTGTGCGATGTGGGTGCCTTGGCGATCAGCCCGTCCGTTTACACCAAGCTGTCGTTCGACCCGTCCAAGGACCTGCGCGCCGTCGGCATGCTGGCCTATTCGCCTCACGTGCTGGCCGTGCACCCCGACGTGCCGGCCAAGACCTTGCAGGACCTGGTGGCGCTGTCGAAAAAAGAACGGCTGAATTTTGCCGTGACGGCAATCGGCAGCGCGCCGCACCTGGCGGCGGTGGCGGTGCAGCAGGCCACGGGCGCGCAATGGGAATACGTGCCGTACAAGGGCGGCTCGCAGGCGGTGACCGACACGATCGGCGGGCAGACCCAGATCATCATGAACGGGCTGCTGGCCACCTTGCCGCACATCAAGTCCGGCAAGCTGCGCGCGGTGGCGATTTCGAAGGGCGAGCGCATGAAGCTGGTGCCGGACATCCCGACCATTTCTGAACAAGGCGTGAAGGGCTTTGAGTCGGGCACGTGGCAGGGCGTGATGGCGCCGGCGACCATGACCGACCCGGTGGCCCAACGCCTGGCGATGCTGATGGCGCAGATCGTCACCCAGCCGGACGTGACGGCGCAATTGAACGAGCAGGGCGCCGAAATCGTGACGCGCAACCCGGCCGAACTGGCGCAATTCTTCGCCAGCGAACGCGCGCGCTGGGCCAAGGTGGTGGAAAGCACGAACATCAAGCTGGACTGA
- a CDS encoding helix-turn-helix transcriptional regulator — MNQHFEGGGLTFYRKSTANNHFGHVATPASDRGYLVGVAMQGGHRRRILQGNHASTHDFDTGSVYIRDFNEDYRADLHGGFDFVLIELSRAFIERINDENGGPRVSSLLPRAGQGDPVLAHMSHVLASVLAQPAQQGGLFVEHLSLALGAHLLSHYGTGATSGWTESGGGRVLSRKLEARAKDMLLSSLRADTSIADIAEACNLSRSYFIKAFRQTVGTTPHRWLLEQRVQKAQDLLRMPGRSITDIALLCGFADQAHLTRVFTSVVGASPGAWRKVNA, encoded by the coding sequence TTGAATCAGCATTTTGAAGGCGGCGGCCTGACGTTCTATCGCAAAAGCACCGCCAACAATCATTTCGGCCACGTCGCTACGCCCGCGTCCGACCGAGGCTATCTGGTTGGCGTGGCAATGCAGGGCGGACACCGCCGCCGCATCCTGCAAGGCAACCATGCATCGACCCACGATTTCGACACCGGGTCGGTGTATATCCGCGACTTCAACGAAGACTATCGCGCCGACCTGCACGGCGGTTTCGACTTCGTGTTGATCGAGCTGTCGCGCGCTTTCATTGAACGAATCAACGACGAAAACGGCGGTCCGCGCGTCAGCAGCCTGCTGCCGCGCGCGGGGCAGGGCGACCCCGTACTGGCACATATGTCTCATGTGCTGGCCAGCGTGTTGGCGCAGCCGGCGCAGCAGGGCGGTCTGTTCGTCGAGCACCTGAGCCTGGCGCTGGGCGCGCACCTGCTGTCGCACTACGGCACGGGCGCCACCAGCGGCTGGACGGAATCCGGCGGCGGCCGCGTGCTATCGCGCAAGCTGGAAGCCCGGGCCAAGGACATGCTGCTGTCGTCGCTGCGTGCCGACACGTCCATTGCGGACATTGCCGAGGCCTGCAACCTGTCGCGCAGCTATTTCATCAAGGCGTTCCGGCAGACGGTGGGCACCACGCCGCACCGTTGGCTGCTGGAGCAGCGCGTGCAAAAGGCGCAAGACCTGCTGCGCATGCCGGGCCGCTCCATTACCGACATCGCGCTGTTGTGCGGCTTTGCCGACCAGGCACATCTGACGCGTGTGTTCACCAGCGTGGTGGGTGCATCGCCCGGGGCCTGGCGCAAGGTCAACGCCTAG
- a CDS encoding cyclic nucleotide-binding domain-containing protein, with protein MNRPPVDAACHPPELPALHAQAFPMLSPDQIRLAAPYGEEVRASAGTILLQSGSEEAAFYIVLDGYVEVLESDPDGTQHSLLMHRDGEFTGSLDLFTDRPNAVTARADSDSRLLCLSRAGLAQLLLAEPMLADIVLRAFMLRRIGYLRRRPVGGAISRGGAMADGGAAPRSGAAAGQVDPVLDLAVIGGGPAGLAAAAYAASEGLHTLLVGGSLCGAEAPGTQALPGFPGTITGLCNGGLLRRAETQSRRFGSHVMPVRVATAFDSTSYPYRVWLDDGQIIEARSLIVATGLVEDGSGEGNTAWLDGCLDTDELGCILTGRAAAGSMQARAYESSQPGVFAVGAVRAGSVKHVLASIAEGAAAVRVVHRFLDASAH; from the coding sequence ATGAATCGCCCGCCCGTCGACGCCGCTTGCCATCCGCCTGAATTGCCGGCCTTGCATGCGCAAGCGTTTCCCATGCTGAGCCCTGACCAGATCCGCCTGGCCGCGCCCTACGGCGAGGAAGTGCGGGCGTCGGCCGGCACCATCCTGCTGCAAAGCGGCAGCGAAGAGGCCGCGTTTTACATCGTGCTGGACGGGTACGTTGAAGTGCTGGAAAGCGACCCCGACGGCACCCAGCACAGCTTGTTGATGCATCGCGACGGTGAATTCACCGGCAGCCTGGACCTGTTTACCGACCGCCCCAACGCGGTCACCGCACGCGCCGATTCCGATAGCCGCCTGCTGTGCCTGTCGCGCGCGGGGCTGGCTCAGTTGCTGCTTGCCGAGCCTATGTTGGCAGACATTGTGCTGCGCGCCTTCATGCTGCGCCGCATTGGCTATTTGCGTCGCCGGCCCGTTGGCGGCGCCATTTCGCGTGGCGGCGCCATGGCTGATGGCGGCGCTGCCCCGAGGTCGGGGGCGGCGGCGGGGCAGGTCGACCCGGTGCTGGACCTGGCCGTGATCGGCGGCGGGCCGGCGGGACTGGCGGCGGCGGCCTATGCCGCATCCGAAGGCTTGCACACCCTGCTGGTGGGCGGCTCTTTATGCGGCGCCGAGGCGCCAGGGACGCAGGCCTTGCCCGGCTTTCCCGGCACCATCACCGGCTTGTGCAATGGCGGCCTGCTGCGCCGCGCCGAAACGCAAAGCCGTCGCTTCGGTTCGCATGTGATGCCCGTGCGCGTGGCCACGGCATTCGACAGCACTTCGTACCCGTATCGCGTGTGGCTTGATGACGGCCAGATCATCGAGGCGCGCAGCTTGATCGTGGCGACCGGGCTGGTGGAAGACGGCTCCGGCGAGGGCAATACCGCCTGGTTGGACGGCTGCCTGGACACCGATGAGCTGGGCTGCATCCTGACGGGCCGGGCGGCAGCCGGGTCCATGCAGGCGCGTGCGTATGAAAGCTCGCAGCCCGGCGTGTTCGCGGTGGGTGCCGTGCGCGCCGGATCCGTCAAGCACGTGCTGGCCAGCATTGCCGAGGGCGCGGCGGCGGTGCGCGTCGTGCACCGCTTCCTGGACGCCTCGGCGCACTAG
- a CDS encoding MFS transporter, with product MAGPERITPPAAVGGMAPLKHTLFAVLWGATILGNIGSFMRDVASAWLVTDLSSNPAAVAMMQTAATLPVFLLAIPAGVLSDILDRRRFLIAIQVLLGCVSLTLLVMAKTNTLTVETLIALTFLGGVGTALMGPTWQAIVPELVPKAELKTAVGLNSLGVNIARALGPAVGGLLLAAFGAAAAYGADVLSYVFVIAALIWWKRPKKVDDGLSEQFFGAFRAGVRYARASRELHVVLLRAAVFFIFASSVWALLPLVARRMLGGGAGFYGVLLGAVGVGAILGAVVLPKLRQRLNADGLVLAAAVAAAVVMAALSFAPPQWAAVLLLLLLGMGWIVALTTFNGVAQAILPNWVRGRGLAIYLMVFNGAMAAGSLGWGLLAQEIGVPATLLAGAAGLLVAGLVLHRLRLPQGEANLDPSNHWPEPLLDTPVEHDRGPVMVQIEYRIRVEDRPAFLQALQAVAQERRRDGAYAWGVAEHTGQPERVQEWFLVESWAEHLRQHQRVSQADADLQGEAQRFHIGPDKPVVHHFLALDSRQAKRDSGPD from the coding sequence ATGGCCGGACCTGAACGCATCACCCCGCCCGCCGCCGTGGGCGGCATGGCGCCCTTGAAGCACACGCTGTTCGCCGTGCTGTGGGGCGCCACCATCCTGGGCAATATCGGCAGCTTCATGCGAGACGTGGCCAGTGCCTGGCTTGTGACCGACCTGTCCAGCAACCCGGCCGCCGTGGCCATGATGCAAACGGCGGCCACCTTGCCGGTATTCCTGTTGGCCATTCCGGCGGGCGTGCTGTCCGACATCCTGGACCGGCGGCGTTTCCTGATCGCGATCCAGGTGCTGCTGGGCTGCGTCAGCTTGACCTTGCTGGTCATGGCCAAGACCAACACGCTGACCGTCGAAACGCTGATCGCGCTGACCTTCCTGGGCGGCGTGGGCACGGCGCTGATGGGGCCGACCTGGCAGGCCATCGTGCCTGAACTCGTGCCCAAGGCCGAACTGAAAACCGCCGTGGGCCTGAATTCGTTGGGCGTGAATATCGCGCGCGCCTTGGGGCCGGCCGTGGGCGGGCTGCTGCTGGCCGCGTTTGGTGCGGCCGCCGCCTATGGCGCGGACGTGCTGAGCTATGTGTTCGTGATTGCGGCGTTGATCTGGTGGAAGCGGCCCAAGAAAGTGGACGATGGCTTGTCCGAGCAGTTCTTCGGCGCCTTCCGTGCCGGCGTGCGCTACGCCCGCGCCAGCCGCGAGCTGCATGTGGTGCTGTTGCGCGCGGCGGTGTTCTTCATCTTCGCCAGTTCGGTCTGGGCCTTGCTGCCGCTGGTGGCGCGCCGCATGCTGGGTGGCGGCGCGGGCTTTTATGGCGTGTTGCTGGGCGCCGTGGGCGTAGGCGCAATTCTGGGCGCGGTGGTCCTTCCCAAGCTACGCCAGCGCCTGAACGCCGACGGCCTGGTGCTGGCCGCCGCCGTGGCCGCTGCCGTGGTGATGGCGGCGCTGTCCTTCGCGCCGCCACAATGGGCCGCCGTATTGCTGTTGCTGCTCTTGGGCATGGGCTGGATTGTGGCGTTGACCACCTTCAACGGCGTGGCGCAGGCCATTCTGCCGAACTGGGTGCGTGGCCGTGGCTTGGCGATCTACCTGATGGTGTTCAACGGCGCGATGGCGGCCGGCAGCCTGGGCTGGGGCTTGCTGGCGCAGGAAATCGGCGTACCCGCCACTTTGCTGGCTGGCGCCGCCGGCTTGCTGGTCGCGGGCCTGGTCCTGCATCGCCTGCGCCTGCCGCAGGGCGAGGCGAATCTGGATCCGTCCAACCACTGGCCCGAGCCGCTGCTGGACACGCCCGTCGAACATGATCGTGGCCCGGTCATGGTGCAGATCGAATACCGCATTCGCGTCGAGGACCGCCCCGCGTTCTTGCAGGCGCTTCAGGCGGTGGCCCAAGAGCGTCGGCGTGACGGGGCCTATGCCTGGGGCGTGGCCGAACACACGGGCCAGCCCGAGCGCGTGCAGGAATGGTTCTTGGTGGAGTCCTGGGCCGAGCATCTGCGCCAGCACCAGCGCGTGTCGCAAGCCGATGCCGACCTGCAAGGCGAAGCGCAGCGCTTTCATATCGGGCCGGACAAGCCCGTGGTGCACCATTTCCTGGCGCTGGATTCACGCCAGGCCAAGCGGGACAGTGGGCCGGACTAG
- a CDS encoding DoxX family protein, translating into MSVQASVAHPPASRRPLLSKTVRWLALLALCGAYIQGGLVKLLDFAGAQAEMAHFGLHPTALMAGAVIALELGASALILSGRLRWLGALALALFTAVAALMANRYWEAPADARFMAMNAFYEHLGLAGAFVLVAWHDLTERLHGRT; encoded by the coding sequence ATGAGCGTGCAAGCTTCCGTGGCGCACCCGCCTGCGTCGCGACGTCCGCTGCTCTCCAAGACGGTACGCTGGCTGGCCCTGCTGGCGCTATGCGGCGCGTATATCCAGGGCGGGCTGGTCAAGCTGCTGGATTTTGCGGGTGCGCAGGCCGAGATGGCGCATTTCGGCCTGCATCCCACCGCGCTCATGGCTGGCGCCGTCATTGCGCTGGAACTCGGCGCCAGCGCGCTGATACTGTCCGGCCGCCTGCGCTGGCTGGGCGCGCTGGCGTTGGCGCTCTTCACCGCCGTGGCGGCCTTGATGGCCAACCGCTATTGGGAAGCCCCCGCCGACGCGCGCTTCATGGCAATGAACGCGTTCTATGAACACTTGGGGCTGGCCGGGGCGTTCGTCCTGGTCGCCTGGCATGACTTGACGGAGCGCCTGCATGGCCGGACCTGA
- a CDS encoding amidohydrolase, with the protein MVDTQAPDLILHQGRFTTLDPAKPMADAVAIHDGRFTRVGAAADILPLAGPATKVIALNGRGVLPGLIDNHLHIIRGGLNYNMELRWDGVRSLADAMAMLRRQVAITPAPQWVRVVGGFTEHQFAEKRLPTIEELNAVAPDTPVFILHLYDRALLNAAALRAVGYDKTTPAPPGGEIVRDSAGNPTGLLLAKPNASILYATLAKGPKLPLEYQVNSTRHFMRELNRLGVTGAIDAGGGFQNYPEDYQVIQQLADANQLTIRLAYNLFTQKPKQEKEDFLNWTATSQYKQGTDYFRHNGAGEMLVFSAADFEDFRQPRPEMGPEMEGELEEVVRILAQNRWPWRMHATYDETISRALDVFERVNQDVPLAGLNWFFDHAETISEKSIDRIAALGGGVAVQHRMAYQGEYFVERYGAGAAEATPPVKRMLEKGVNVSAGTDATRVASYNPWVSLSWLITGKTVGGLRLTPQRNCLDRDAALRMWTENVTWFSNEQGKKGRIAVGQLADLVVPDRDFFACPESDIADTSSLLTVVGGKVVWGAGEFSAHDEAAPPPAMPDWSPTRLFGGYGAWGDSEGKPLQTTLREAAAACACLNDCNVHGHQHAGAWASKLPVSDLKGFWGALGCACWAV; encoded by the coding sequence ATGGTTGACACCCAAGCCCCCGACCTGATCCTGCACCAAGGGCGCTTCACCACGCTGGACCCGGCCAAGCCCATGGCCGACGCCGTGGCCATCCATGACGGCCGCTTCACCCGCGTGGGCGCCGCCGCCGACATCCTGCCGCTGGCCGGCCCCGCCACCAAGGTGATTGCCTTGAACGGCCGTGGCGTGCTGCCCGGCCTGATCGACAACCACCTGCACATCATCCGTGGCGGGCTGAACTACAACATGGAACTGCGCTGGGACGGCGTGCGCAGCCTGGCCGACGCCATGGCCATGCTGCGCCGCCAGGTCGCCATCACCCCCGCCCCGCAGTGGGTGCGCGTGGTGGGCGGATTCACCGAACACCAGTTCGCAGAAAAACGCCTGCCCACCATCGAGGAACTGAACGCCGTGGCGCCCGATACGCCCGTGTTCATCCTGCACCTGTACGACCGCGCCCTGCTCAACGCCGCCGCCTTGCGCGCCGTGGGTTACGACAAGACCACGCCCGCCCCGCCCGGCGGCGAAATCGTGCGTGACTCGGCTGGCAACCCCACGGGCCTGCTGCTGGCCAAGCCGAATGCGTCGATCCTGTACGCCACCCTGGCCAAGGGTCCCAAGCTGCCGCTGGAATACCAGGTGAATTCCACGCGCCACTTCATGCGCGAACTGAACCGCCTGGGCGTCACCGGCGCCATCGACGCGGGCGGCGGTTTCCAGAACTACCCCGAGGACTATCAGGTGATCCAGCAATTGGCGGATGCCAATCAGCTGACCATCCGCCTGGCCTACAACCTGTTCACGCAAAAGCCCAAGCAGGAAAAGGAAGACTTCCTGAACTGGACCGCCACGTCGCAATACAAGCAAGGAACCGACTATTTCCGCCACAACGGCGCGGGTGAAATGCTGGTGTTCTCGGCCGCCGACTTCGAAGACTTCCGCCAGCCGCGTCCCGAGATGGGACCCGAGATGGAAGGCGAACTGGAAGAAGTGGTGCGCATCCTGGCGCAGAACCGTTGGCCGTGGCGCATGCACGCTACCTATGACGAAACCATCAGCCGCGCGCTGGACGTGTTTGAACGCGTCAACCAGGACGTGCCGCTGGCCGGCCTGAACTGGTTCTTCGACCACGCCGAAACCATTTCCGAAAAATCCATCGACCGCATCGCCGCGCTGGGCGGCGGCGTGGCCGTGCAGCACCGCATGGCGTATCAGGGCGAATACTTCGTCGAACGCTATGGCGCGGGCGCGGCCGAAGCCACCCCGCCGGTCAAGCGCATGCTGGAGAAAGGCGTCAACGTGTCGGCCGGCACCGACGCCACGCGCGTGGCGTCCTACAACCCCTGGGTATCGCTGTCGTGGCTGATCACCGGCAAGACGGTCGGCGGCCTGCGCCTGACGCCGCAACGCAATTGCCTGGACCGCGATGCCGCCCTGCGCATGTGGACGGAAAACGTCACGTGGTTCTCGAACGAACAGGGCAAGAAAGGCCGCATCGCGGTCGGCCAACTGGCTGACCTGGTCGTGCCCGATCGCGATTTCTTTGCGTGCCCGGAATCCGACATCGCCGACACCAGCAGCCTGCTGACCGTGGTGGGCGGCAAGGTGGTCTGGGGCGCGGGCGAATTCTCGGCCCATGATGAAGCCGCCCCGCCGCCCGCCATGCCGGACTGGTCGCCAACGCGCTTGTTCGGCGGCTATGGCGCCTGGGGCGATAGCGAAGGCAAGCCCTTGCAGACCACGCTGCGCGAAGCGGCCGCCGCCTGCGCCTGCCTGAACGACTGCAACGTACACGGACACCAGCACGCAGGCGCCTGGGCCAGCAAGCTGCCCGTGTCCGACCTGAAGGGCTTCTGGGGCGCGCTGGGCTGCGCGTGCTGGGCGGTATGA
- a CDS encoding XapX domain-containing protein, translating into MKVYLVSLALGLLVGVIYALFNVRSPAPPVIALVGLLGILAGEQIPPLVKRLMAEPATRTSWLHEQVKPHMFGELPSCPKTSPPETRAEACGDKRHG; encoded by the coding sequence ATGAAGGTCTACCTGGTATCGCTGGCGCTTGGCCTGCTGGTCGGCGTGATCTATGCGCTGTTCAACGTACGCTCGCCCGCGCCCCCGGTGATTGCCCTGGTAGGCCTGCTGGGCATCCTGGCGGGGGAGCAGATTCCCCCGCTGGTCAAGCGCTTGATGGCCGAGCCGGCCACGCGCACATCGTGGTTGCACGAGCAGGTCAAGCCGCATATGTTCGGTGAACTGCCTAGCTGCCCCAAGACTTCCCCCCCTGAAACACGCGCCGAAGCCTGTGGAGACAAGCGCCATGGTTGA
- a CDS encoding hydrolase: protein MSITAYAKPGAKLLSPKDHTLIMIDFQSQMAFATHSIDAITLRNNAGLVAHAAAGFGASTILTTVAEKSFSGPMFTEVTAPFPGQALLDRTSMNTWEDEAVIKQVNAIGKKRIVLAGLWTSVCIVGPALSALDQGFEVYVITDACGDVSLEAHNRAVERIVQAGGQPITALQYLLEMQRDWARTDSYEMTTGIAKQFGGAYGLGIIYAKSMFNAHEA from the coding sequence ATGTCCATCACCGCCTACGCCAAGCCCGGCGCCAAGCTGCTGTCCCCCAAGGACCACACGCTCATCATGATCGACTTCCAGTCGCAGATGGCGTTCGCCACGCACTCCATCGATGCCATCACGCTGCGCAACAACGCCGGCCTGGTTGCTCACGCCGCCGCGGGCTTCGGCGCGTCCACCATCCTGACCACGGTTGCCGAAAAGAGCTTTTCCGGTCCGATGTTCACCGAAGTCACCGCCCCGTTCCCGGGCCAGGCGCTGCTGGACCGCACGTCCATGAACACCTGGGAAGACGAAGCCGTCATCAAGCAGGTCAACGCCATCGGCAAGAAGCGCATTGTGCTGGCCGGCCTGTGGACCAGCGTGTGCATCGTCGGCCCGGCCCTGTCGGCGCTGGACCAGGGCTTTGAGGTTTACGTCATTACCGACGCTTGCGGCGACGTGTCGCTGGAAGCCCATAACCGCGCTGTCGAACGCATCGTGCAAGCCGGCGGCCAGCCGATCACCGCCTTGCAGTACCTGCTGGAAATGCAGCGTGACTGGGCACGCACCGACAGCTATGAGATGACCACCGGCATCGCCAAGCAGTTCGGCGGCGCCTATGGCCTGGGCATCATCTACGCCAAGTCCATGTTCAACGCCCACGAAGCCTGA
- a CDS encoding transglutaminase family protein, with the protein MKHLIKHVTRYRYPAPVNYSIQTLRLTPRRDDHQHALRWQIQTPGEIQPQVDAYGNVTHTLTLHRTHSEIEIHAVGQVDIHPLAQGHVGDEDERLPVYIYGVPTALTQCDDTVRDFCRRVVPRGLHTPQDVLTLAGAIRERVVYQPGLASAPMTAPETLAARRGGSHDQTHLLLACVRAFGTPGRFVSGYWHEAGDDAASHGWADVWLAGHGWVSVDVSHATFASDGHCRLAVARDYESASPVRWLHGVAATLSMNVSVQVQTSH; encoded by the coding sequence ATGAAGCATCTCATCAAGCACGTGACCCGCTACCGCTATCCCGCACCGGTCAACTACAGCATCCAGACCCTGCGGCTGACGCCCCGGCGCGACGACCATCAGCATGCGCTGCGCTGGCAGATCCAGACGCCGGGCGAGATCCAGCCGCAGGTGGACGCCTACGGCAACGTGACGCATACCTTGACGCTGCACCGCACCCATAGCGAAATCGAGATCCATGCGGTGGGCCAGGTAGACATCCACCCGCTTGCGCAAGGCCACGTGGGCGATGAAGACGAACGCCTGCCGGTGTACATCTACGGCGTGCCCACGGCCTTGACGCAGTGCGACGATACCGTCCGCGATTTTTGCCGCCGCGTGGTGCCCCGGGGGCTGCATACGCCGCAAGACGTGCTGACCCTGGCGGGGGCGATCCGCGAACGTGTCGTCTACCAACCCGGCTTGGCCAGCGCGCCCATGACGGCGCCCGAAACGCTCGCGGCCCGGCGCGGCGGCAGCCACGACCAAACCCATCTGCTGCTGGCCTGCGTGCGCGCGTTTGGCACACCAGGCCGCTTTGTCAGCGGGTATTGGCACGAGGCGGGCGACGACGCGGCCAGCCATGGCTGGGCCGACGTCTGGCTGGCCGGGCACGGCTGGGTCAGCGTGGACGTCAGCCATGCCACCTTCGCGTCCGACGGCCATTGCCGTCTGGCCGTGGCGCGCGACTACGAGTCGGCCTCGCCCGTGCGCTGGCTGCATGGGGTGGCGGCCACGCTGTCGATGAATGTATCGGTCCAAGTACAGACCAGCCATTGA